AACTTTAATTCTGGCCACAATCCCAGATCGTACAACTTTTGGCAAGGTCATAGCGTCTCTTAAGATTCCATCAATTCTATAACGGACGATTACTTCTTTTTCTGTTGGTTCAATATGAATATCAGAAGCTCTTTGCAAAATCGCGTGTTTTAACAGAGTTTCGACAATTCGAATTATTGGTAATTCTTCAGCCGCTTTTAGGAGTTCGGCTTTTTCTTCAACTACCTTTCTTTCTTTAATTGATTTAATTCCCTTTGTTTCTCTTTTAATAATTTCTCCAAATTCAGCCTCTAAAGTCTTTTGATATTGAGATAAAACATTTTTGATGCCTTCCGGAGTAGTTAATCGTGGCAATATTTTTAAATTAGATTTTTTTCTAATAAACTCAATAGTTCTTAAATCTTCTGGATCAAGCATAGCCACTTCTAAGTTTTGTTCCTTTTTTCTGAAAGCAACGATATTATGAGATTTAGCAATTGGCTCAGGAATAATTTTTAAAATTTCTGGTGAAACCTTCTCTTTTTCTAAATTGATGAAAGGGATACCTAAAATATAAGCTTCAAGCTTTATTAATTCTTCCTGAGTGATTGTTCCCTCAGAAACCAAAACGTCGCCAACTTTTTGGTTAGTTTTTTGAGCCTTTTTTTGAGCCTGACTAAATTTAGCTTCGGTCACTAAACCCGAATCCAAGAGAAAGGCTTTTAACCGTTTTGGTTCAATTTTCATTGTTCAATAAACAGAAAATAGTAAATAAAAAAAACATAATTCTTTGAGCTCCGTTTCTTATTCGTCGAGGATTTTCTTAATTTTTTTTACTATTTCTTCTAAACTGTAATTTTCCTTTACTAAATACGTAGTAGCTCCCAATTCAAGAGCTTTTTCAATATCTTCCATGTCTTCCAAATTAGTCAAAACAATAACTGGAATTTGTTTAGTTTGATGATCTTTAGCTAATTGTTGAAGTACCTCAAAACCATGAAGCTTGGGTAAGATTAGGTCTAACAGAATTAAGTCGGGCTTTTGATTTTTAGCTAATTCTAATCCGACTTCTCC
The genomic region above belongs to Candidatus Nealsonbacteria bacterium and contains:
- a CDS encoding response regulator, translated to MKRILFIEDESALQKTLGEILKQEGYQMISALDGEVGLELAKNQKPDLILLDLILPKLHGFEVLQQLAKDHQTKQIPVIVLTNLEDMEDIEKALELGATTYLVKENYSLEEIVKKIKKILDE